Proteins encoded together in one Shewanella oneidensis MR-1 window:
- a CDS encoding DUF935 domain-containing protein — protein sequence MQEKTTESRILDATGRPFKVREAKELQTDDVRLAGLHRTFSNHPSSGLTPASAASILLSAEQGDLIAQCELAEDIEEKDGHLFAELDKRKRALIGVDYYLEPPSNPTPQEKADTEYLQQMLEEGGWIKSLIKSIADAILKGFSMHELAWSRELGEWFVEVPEYRDPSWFMTHPERRNELRLRDSTHEGAELWPFGWIKHIHPAKSGYVSRSGLVRQLIWPFIFKNYSVRDLAEFLEIYGLPLRIGQYPAGASDGEKRALLNAVMSIGHNAGGIMPKGMVMDFHSAATGQADPFELMMTWAEKTMSKVILGGTLTTQADGKSSTNALGNVHNEVRQELRDADLALVAETLTRDLIAPLYALNCKSYRSHRRHPRLVFDTTEAEDLRALAYPLRAFVSMGMQIPQNWLHEKTRIPKPANGEAVLVIQQDDPNATAASQTALAALSAKEGAAKQPDASLNEPSQTALDKALDALTQGQMSEAYMGMVEPLLAQLQSEPEQLRAQLEQNYPNMDTEQLTETLARLMFVAELWGMANA from the coding sequence ATGCAAGAGAAAACAACGGAATCACGGATTTTAGACGCCACAGGCCGCCCCTTTAAAGTGCGTGAGGCTAAGGAGCTACAAACCGACGATGTGCGCCTAGCTGGGCTGCATCGAACTTTTAGCAACCATCCTAGTAGCGGGTTAACGCCCGCCAGTGCTGCCAGTATTTTACTGAGCGCCGAACAAGGGGATCTTATCGCTCAATGCGAGCTGGCCGAGGATATCGAAGAGAAAGACGGTCATCTTTTTGCCGAACTCGACAAGCGCAAACGGGCATTGATTGGCGTCGATTACTATCTGGAACCGCCCAGCAACCCCACCCCACAGGAAAAGGCCGATACTGAGTATCTGCAACAAATGCTGGAGGAAGGCGGTTGGATTAAGTCGCTTATCAAAAGCATCGCCGATGCCATTCTTAAGGGGTTTAGCATGCACGAGCTTGCCTGGTCGCGTGAGCTGGGCGAGTGGTTTGTCGAGGTGCCAGAGTATCGCGATCCCTCGTGGTTTATGACTCACCCCGAGCGCCGCAATGAGCTACGACTGCGTGACTCAACTCATGAGGGTGCAGAGCTGTGGCCCTTTGGTTGGATTAAACATATCCACCCTGCCAAGTCGGGCTATGTGAGCCGCAGTGGTTTGGTGCGCCAATTGATTTGGCCATTCATTTTTAAAAACTACAGCGTGCGTGATTTGGCCGAGTTCCTTGAGATCTACGGTTTACCGCTGCGCATTGGTCAGTATCCAGCGGGAGCCAGCGATGGGGAAAAACGTGCCCTATTAAACGCGGTCATGAGCATTGGCCACAATGCGGGCGGCATTATGCCCAAGGGCATGGTGATGGATTTTCATAGCGCTGCGACAGGCCAAGCCGATCCGTTTGAACTCATGATGACATGGGCTGAAAAGACCATGAGCAAGGTGATTTTGGGCGGCACCTTAACCACCCAAGCCGATGGCAAAAGCTCCACCAATGCGTTAGGTAACGTGCATAACGAAGTGCGCCAAGAGCTGCGTGATGCCGACCTTGCGTTAGTTGCCGAGACCTTAACCCGCGATTTAATCGCGCCCCTCTATGCGCTTAACTGTAAGAGTTACCGCAGCCACCGCCGTCACCCTCGTTTGGTGTTTGATACCACCGAGGCCGAAGATTTACGCGCCTTGGCCTATCCGCTGCGGGCGTTCGTGAGTATGGGCATGCAGATCCCGCAAAACTGGCTGCATGAAAAGACCCGTATACCTAAACCTGCTAATGGCGAAGCTGTGCTGGTGATCCAACAGGACGACCCTAATGCCACTGCTGCCAGCCAGACGGCCTTGGCAGCACTCTCTGCGAAAGAGGGGGCCGCCAAGCAGCCAGATGCCTCGTTAAATGAACCGAGCCAAACCGCCTTAGATAAGGCGCTAGATGCACTCACCCAAGGCCAAATGAGTGAAGCCTATATGGGGATGGTTGAGCCATTACTGGCACAACTGCAGAGCGAGCCGGAGCAGCTGCGCGCCCAGCTGGAACAGAACTATCCCAACATGGATACCGAGCAGCTTACCGAAACACTTGCGCGGTTAATGTTTGTGGCTGAACTGTGGGGAATGGCAAATGCCTAA
- a CDS encoding phage virion morphogenesis protein — protein MNKVEIVLSDSPVLQVLGSLLDKLDDFSEPMNYIAGVLESATEGAFEAEADPVTGQAWQSLSDAYLKANPKRQGGKILQASAGGLAASVTADSGDFWAAIGSNKIYAAIHQFGGTDDMPAGPAGIPSRPYLGVSREDEQSMLGILGEYLS, from the coding sequence ATGAACAAGGTTGAAATCGTCTTAAGTGATTCCCCTGTGCTGCAAGTACTAGGGAGTTTGCTGGATAAGCTCGATGACTTTAGCGAACCCATGAACTATATCGCTGGCGTTCTGGAGTCCGCTACCGAAGGGGCCTTTGAGGCCGAGGCCGATCCCGTTACAGGTCAAGCTTGGCAATCCTTAAGTGATGCCTATCTTAAAGCTAACCCCAAACGCCAGGGCGGTAAGATACTGCAGGCCAGTGCTGGCGGGCTAGCTGCCAGCGTAACAGCCGACAGCGGCGACTTTTGGGCGGCGATTGGGAGCAATAAAATCTATGCCGCTATTCACCAGTTCGGCGGTACCGACGATATGCCAGCAGGCCCCGCGGGCATTCCGTCACGGCCATACCTAGGCGTAAGCCGTGAGGATGAGCAGTCCATGTTAGGGATCTTGGGGGAGTATTTGAGTTAG
- a CDS encoding phage protein, whose translation MSIQQIINEHQRRSILTALSAMVGFGANHSMVRETCATFGVEMSNDVIKTQLYWLEEQGLVSIKTQGNYLIAELKARGQDVVDGLANVPGIKRPSARE comes from the coding sequence ATGTCGATACAGCAAATTATCAATGAGCACCAACGCCGCAGTATTTTAACGGCGCTCAGTGCCATGGTTGGCTTTGGTGCTAACCATTCCATGGTACGTGAAACATGCGCCACTTTTGGCGTAGAAATGAGTAACGATGTTATTAAAACTCAACTCTATTGGCTTGAAGAGCAAGGATTAGTCAGCATCAAAACTCAAGGTAACTACTTAATTGCGGAACTTAAAGCGCGTGGTCAAGACGTAGTCGATGGTTTAGCGAATGTTCCTGGCATTAAGCGTCCCAGTGCGAGGGAATAG
- a CDS encoding DUF4145 domain-containing protein has translation MEHVEPNIDGFKYYCSRFKNHFSFDERLTPWSCPHCKIGRLIAKEENFFCQETLILHSERKPSLQYSGFFICNCCDNKTFSTGTGKNNYYCGGDDETGDFTEMYVNEYTPQFFSPSIMLFNPPASTPQSVRDSLKRAFSICWCDIPASCNVLRVTVEILLKERWPEVPIVINGQNLNKKLNELKKIEASQPKLLEILDYFLAIKWLGNNGSHDAELEERDLAVAFKIMDKALILLYSRDDNSVSEWVRMINAAEGRPIKS, from the coding sequence ATGGAACATGTAGAGCCTAATATTGATGGATTTAAATATTACTGTAGTCGTTTTAAAAACCATTTTTCGTTTGATGAAAGACTGACGCCTTGGAGTTGTCCGCACTGTAAAATTGGCAGATTGATTGCGAAAGAAGAGAATTTCTTTTGTCAAGAAACTTTGATTTTACATTCTGAACGTAAACCTAGTCTGCAGTACAGTGGTTTTTTCATTTGCAATTGTTGTGATAACAAAACTTTTAGTACAGGAACAGGAAAGAATAACTACTATTGCGGGGGAGATGATGAAACAGGTGATTTTACGGAGATGTATGTTAATGAATATACTCCACAATTTTTTTCGCCTTCGATAATGCTATTTAACCCGCCAGCTAGTACACCACAATCGGTCAGGGATTCACTGAAAAGAGCTTTCTCTATATGTTGGTGTGACATTCCAGCAAGTTGTAATGTACTCAGGGTTACAGTTGAAATACTACTGAAAGAAAGATGGCCTGAGGTTCCTATTGTTATAAACGGGCAAAATTTAAATAAAAAGCTGAATGAACTAAAGAAAATTGAAGCAAGTCAACCTAAATTGCTTGAAATACTGGACTATTTTTTAGCTATAAAATGGCTTGGCAATAACGGCAGTCATGATGCTGAATTAGAGGAACGAGATTTGGCCGTAGCTTTCAAAATCATGGATAAGGCGCTTATATTGCTATACTCTCGAGATGATAATAGTGTTTCCGAGTGGGTTCGTATGATTAATGCTGCTGAGGGGCGACCAATCAAATCTTAG
- a CDS encoding DUF3486 family protein — translation MANETRGRRSKVDLLPANIRKRLDSGLRDGSIQQTELLEEINALIKAAGLPKDNLLSRAGINRYATKMEAVGKSLREMREITQVWTAELGDKPTGEVTKFILEIGRSQLLKAMLNESESDMADVGLIKDAMLAVQRLESAAMASHKREKEIRQAFAAEAAHAAEKVAKSAGLTSDAVAMLKREILGIA, via the coding sequence ATGGCAAATGAAACCCGAGGCCGACGCTCTAAGGTAGATTTACTGCCAGCCAATATCCGCAAACGCTTGGATAGCGGCCTGCGTGATGGCTCGATTCAGCAGACTGAGTTACTTGAAGAAATTAACGCCCTTATCAAAGCAGCTGGGTTGCCGAAGGATAATCTTCTGTCTCGCGCAGGCATTAACCGCTATGCCACCAAGATGGAGGCCGTGGGTAAATCCTTAAGGGAAATGCGTGAGATCACCCAAGTGTGGACGGCAGAACTGGGCGATAAACCCACGGGCGAAGTGACCAAATTCATCCTTGAAATTGGCCGTTCACAGCTCCTAAAAGCAATGTTAAACGAGTCTGAAAGCGATATGGCCGACGTTGGTCTGATTAAAGATGCCATGCTTGCGGTGCAGCGTTTGGAGTCTGCCGCCATGGCCAGCCATAAGCGCGAGAAAGAGATCCGCCAAGCCTTTGCCGCCGAGGCCGCACATGCTGCTGAGAAGGTGGCCAAGTCCGCAGGCTTAACCAGTGATGCCGTAGCAATGCTTAAACGCGAGATATTGGGGATTGCCTAA
- a CDS encoding IS3-like element ISSod1 family transposase (programmed frameshift): MSLKKSHKSYPQAFKDEAVLMVLEQGYSVADAAKSLGVSTSLLYNWKEKHEALQQGITLEESERDELKRLRRENKELRMEKEIPKKGKRLLCERNEVRFRFIKLQSHLFPITLLCRVMSVSKSGYYDWHKRPANVISVETLKLYRLVRQLFKQSRGSLGNREMVKKLRKEGYQVGRYLVRKIMHRLRLKATQRCAYKVTTQRKHSDAVADNLLNMNFNPVSANQVWAGDVTYLKTGEGWMYLAVVMDLYSRRIVGWRIDKRMTTDLISKALIKAYNLRQPARGLVFHSDRGSQYTSKQFGRLLSSYGIRASMGDVGACWDNAVVERFFGSLKHDWIFKVAQPTREFMKQDVTAYIKYYNLERLHSANNDLSPVEFENSQVKVSSLG; encoded by the exons ATGAGTCTGAAAAAATCACATAAGAGTTATCCGCAGGCATTTAAAGATGAAGCCGTCTTGATGGTGCTGGAGCAAGGTTATAGCGTTGCCGATGCGGCAAAGTCTCTTGGAGTTAGCACGAGCCTGCTTTACAACTGGAAGGAAAAACACGAAGCCCTGCAACAAGGCATCACCTTAGAAGAGTCTGAGCGTGATGAGTTGAAGCGATTGCGTAGAGAAAACAAAGAATTACGCATGGAAAAAGAAATTC CTAAAAAAGGCAAGCGCCTTCTTTGCGAGAGAAATGAAGTAAGATTTCGTTTCATCAAACTGCAATCTCACCTGTTTCCCATAACACTGTTATGTCGAGTAATGAGTGTCAGTAAGTCAGGCTATTACGATTGGCATAAACGCCCTGCAAACGTGATAAGCGTTGAAACACTGAAGCTTTATCGCCTTGTTCGACAGCTATTTAAGCAAAGTCGAGGCAGCTTAGGGAATCGTGAAATGGTGAAGAAATTGCGCAAGGAAGGCTACCAGGTTGGTCGCTATCTCGTTCGTAAAATTATGCACCGCCTTCGACTCAAAGCAACCCAGCGATGTGCTTACAAGGTGACGACACAGCGAAAACACTCAGATGCAGTGGCTGATAACCTGTTAAACATGAACTTTAATCCAGTATCGGCTAATCAGGTCTGGGCGGGTGACGTGACCTATTTAAAGACGGGTGAAGGCTGGATGTACTTAGCTGTGGTGATGGATTTATATTCACGCCGGATTGTGGGATGGCGCATAGACAAACGCATGACCACAGATTTGATATCCAAGGCATTAATAAAAGCCTACAACCTGCGACAACCAGCGCGAGGGCTGGTATTTCACAGTGACCGAGGCTCGCAATATACCAGTAAACAATTCGGTAGGCTGCTATCGAGCTATGGTATCCGAGCCAGCATGGGTGATGTGGGTGCGTGTTGGGATAATGCCGTTGTTGAGCGATTCTTTGGTAGCTTGAAACACGATTGGATTTTTAAAGTTGCTCAACCAACAAGGGAGTTTATGAAGCAAGATGTGACGGCTTACATCAAATATTACAACTTGGAGCGACTTCATTCTGCTAATAACGATCTGTCACCTGTAGAGTTTGAGAATTCTCAAGTAAAAGTGTCCAGTTTGGGTTGA
- a CDS encoding lysozyme, translating into MNSKLKAFLMAAGLSSAAITGAQLTDKWEGNSLTVYVDAVGVLTACRGHTSKDLKLGQTFTEQECMEIFAKDIARADKQLLQLTATVRLTDSEHAAYLSFMHWAGYGNFASSTLRKKLLAGDRVGACKELTQACSTNQQTGERVCNGWTYGTRLGVKVRLNGLIKRRAEEQAICLSELTVGGLTQ; encoded by the coding sequence ATGAACAGTAAACTCAAGGCATTTTTAATGGCAGCAGGCTTAAGTTCGGCTGCAATTACTGGCGCACAGCTTACAGATAAATGGGAGGGCAATAGCCTAACGGTTTATGTCGATGCTGTAGGTGTGCTCACCGCTTGCCGTGGCCATACAAGCAAAGACTTAAAGCTTGGGCAAACCTTTACTGAGCAGGAGTGCATGGAGATTTTCGCCAAGGATATCGCCCGTGCCGACAAGCAGCTGCTGCAACTCACGGCCACTGTAAGGCTCACTGATAGTGAGCACGCGGCTTACCTGTCGTTTATGCACTGGGCGGGATACGGCAACTTTGCCAGCTCAACTCTGCGTAAAAAGCTGTTAGCTGGGGATCGTGTGGGAGCCTGCAAGGAGCTAACCCAAGCCTGTTCTACTAACCAGCAAACGGGTGAGCGCGTTTGCAATGGTTGGACGTATGGCACCCGCCTAGGTGTCAAAGTGCGCCTTAATGGACTGATTAAGCGCCGAGCCGAAGAGCAAGCCATTTGCCTCTCCGAACTCACAGTCGGAGGGTTAACGCAATGA
- a CDS encoding Mu phage conserved phage protein, translating into MTPAQISTAIQWLIVSLFVAVLCLAQYQLATTRNQLTQALVDKSTLQTDADNLAESLRKSNADKAALAAESEQLALQLQQVSLQKAELIGRHHALKNQLNQLLQDTTNEDAKAWRDAHVPNDVVRLLSHAADCAQRARLHDSVCVTARSSDARVPSDPSATTRDPVPANAANRVPSQSSNGRADAVSDR; encoded by the coding sequence ATGACGCCCGCCCAAATTAGTACCGCTATTCAATGGCTAATCGTGTCGCTTTTTGTGGCAGTGCTTTGTTTAGCTCAATACCAATTAGCGACAACAAGAAACCAGCTTACCCAAGCGCTCGTGGATAAATCAACGTTGCAAACCGATGCGGATAACTTGGCGGAAAGCTTGCGCAAATCCAATGCCGATAAGGCCGCATTAGCGGCCGAATCAGAGCAGCTTGCCCTGCAATTACAGCAAGTCTCGCTGCAAAAGGCAGAGCTAATAGGTCGCCATCACGCCCTTAAAAACCAACTCAATCAACTGTTGCAGGACACTACCAATGAAGATGCTAAAGCATGGCGCGATGCTCATGTGCCTAACGATGTTGTGCGCTTGCTCAGCCACGCAGCCGATTGTGCGCAACGTGCCCGTTTACACGACAGCGTATGTGTTACCGCCCGTAGTTCTGATGCGCGAGTGCCAAGTGACCCAAGTGCCACAACCCGAGATCCAGTGCCTGCTAACGCAGCAAACCGTGTGCCTAGCCAATCCAGCAATGGCCGAGCTGATGCTGTCTCTGATCGCTGA
- a CDS encoding Mu phage protein has product MDFNAIAKVTQDYEEACDQKSVLVDYLLKLIDRANGNLGIERVKQEAIKIMDCELAFQHRPVFNPQSDDCYCALDVVFTKNKDVDIIINTFYVHKYGFVFIKNADVYENWLTDREMDLLTDATLRDKVLSPIVSALLKHLEN; this is encoded by the coding sequence ATGGATTTTAATGCAATCGCTAAGGTAACGCAGGATTATGAGGAAGCCTGTGATCAAAAATCAGTATTGGTCGACTATCTATTAAAACTGATCGATAGAGCTAATGGCAATTTAGGCATTGAACGGGTTAAACAAGAGGCCATAAAAATCATGGATTGTGAGTTAGCCTTCCAGCATCGACCTGTGTTTAATCCCCAAAGCGATGATTGCTATTGTGCATTGGATGTGGTTTTTACAAAGAACAAAGATGTAGATATCATCATTAACACATTTTATGTACATAAATATGGCTTTGTTTTTATCAAAAACGCTGATGTATATGAAAACTGGTTAACTGATAGAGAAATGGATTTATTAACAGATGCGACGCTAAGAGACAAAGTTTTATCCCCTATAGTGTCAGCGCTACTTAAACACTTAGAAAACTAA
- a CDS encoding DUF2730 domain-containing protein, with translation MIESLFEFFGKYWGFIGSVISVFCALLMAWFSTRFTPRIEHEKVVQKVAEIDKRLSETEMQLEYMPTRDELHALDKTLEGLGARFGAMEQGIRRLETKTDMLLENELAQTHKGGN, from the coding sequence ATGATCGAATCGTTATTTGAATTTTTCGGCAAATACTGGGGCTTTATTGGCAGCGTGATTAGCGTTTTCTGCGCCTTATTGATGGCGTGGTTTAGTACTCGCTTTACCCCTCGCATCGAGCACGAAAAGGTGGTTCAAAAGGTGGCCGAAATCGACAAGCGCCTAAGCGAAACCGAAATGCAGTTGGAGTACATGCCGACTCGTGACGAACTGCATGCCCTAGATAAAACCCTCGAAGGCTTAGGTGCTCGCTTTGGCGCAATGGAACAAGGCATTAGGCGACTCGAAACTAAGACCGACATGCTACTCGAAAACGAACTAGCTCAAACGCACAAAGGAGGTAACTAA
- a CDS encoding phage protein, translating to MAVKPLTAGQKKVLYHLALALVAADVENQVIKPMMEKEGKRYTEGEFRKMYFAKVPQVAQAERALQNAMAQAQKDLAASIKSSKGADNGK from the coding sequence ATGGCCGTTAAACCGTTAACCGCTGGCCAAAAGAAAGTGCTTTATCACTTAGCCCTCGCTTTGGTTGCCGCTGATGTAGAAAACCAAGTCATTAAACCAATGATGGAAAAAGAGGGTAAGCGGTATACCGAGGGCGAGTTCCGCAAGATGTATTTCGCCAAAGTTCCTCAAGTCGCGCAGGCCGAGAGAGCGTTGCAAAACGCGATGGCTCAAGCGCAGAAGGATCTTGCGGCTTCTATAAAATCATCTAAAGGAGCTGACAATGGCAAATGA
- a CDS encoding phage protein — MPIANARPSGFHISRIQNRVYRQCALDGFNARLRAELAAHLAAENAGDVPATKVTTELEQKVPLYSHSATRQSYYSQGWHAVTYLHVLRAKEKAREQRKAQAIEVPNEQ, encoded by the coding sequence ATGCCGATTGCCAATGCTCGACCCTCTGGCTTTCATATCAGTCGCATTCAAAACCGAGTCTATCGGCAATGCGCATTAGACGGCTTTAATGCTCGCCTTCGTGCAGAGTTAGCGGCGCACTTAGCTGCAGAGAATGCAGGCGATGTGCCTGCCACTAAGGTTACTACCGAGCTTGAACAAAAAGTTCCGCTTTATAGCCACAGCGCCACCCGCCAGAGTTATTACTCCCAGGGCTGGCATGCTGTCACCTATCTGCACGTATTGAGAGCAAAGGAAAAAGCCCGCGAACAACGCAAGGCACAAGCTATAGAGGTGCCGAATGAACAGTAA
- a CDS encoding phage minor head protein, translated as MPKQRVPETVDLSIAINQAPADAVAYFRAKGFAISDDWQDVWTRAHARAFTVAKATQMDVLTAIRNEVDAALSQGLTAKQFQANLKPQLEKLGWWGKKEVDGREVQLGSPYRLNTIYRQNLQTAYMAGRYRRMLSRTKTHPYWQYVAIDDGQTRPAHARLRGKVFRFDDPIWDIIYPPNGWGCRCRVRALTEAQVKAMGLTVENGEGYIHRFDTETVARGTGEVLTVPHARIDLPDGSSMSPDLGWAYSPGEAAFGTDVAVAKKLGSIQSLDTRAQFIQALNNSPLRQAQFAQWTDEVLATHPGQKRRPGLGVQALGFMTPSIQAAVTARLGAEPTALLAIGEKQLVHADSPRHIKEGVALTRDEYQQLPLMLAQPEAVLWDSKNQNLLYVYATEDDGRKVKVIINSAWKMKRQQAMDAVINVYKINAVDLKHGQYELLEGKLEG; from the coding sequence ATGCCTAAACAAAGAGTGCCTGAAACTGTTGATTTAAGCATTGCCATTAACCAAGCCCCCGCTGATGCGGTGGCTTATTTTCGTGCCAAGGGTTTTGCCATCAGTGACGATTGGCAAGATGTCTGGACGCGCGCCCATGCCCGTGCGTTTACGGTGGCAAAGGCTACCCAAATGGATGTGCTCACGGCGATCCGCAATGAGGTTGATGCGGCCCTAAGCCAAGGGTTAACCGCTAAGCAGTTTCAGGCCAACCTTAAACCGCAGCTTGAAAAGCTAGGATGGTGGGGTAAAAAGGAAGTTGATGGCCGCGAGGTTCAGCTGGGCAGTCCCTACCGCTTAAACACTATCTACCGCCAGAATCTGCAAACCGCATATATGGCTGGGCGCTATCGGCGCATGTTGTCGCGTACTAAAACCCACCCCTATTGGCAGTATGTGGCGATTGATGACGGCCAAACTCGCCCAGCCCATGCGCGGCTGAGGGGTAAAGTGTTCCGCTTTGACGATCCGATATGGGACATTATCTATCCGCCCAATGGTTGGGGCTGTCGTTGCCGCGTTCGGGCGCTCACCGAAGCGCAGGTGAAGGCCATGGGCCTGACGGTGGAAAATGGCGAAGGCTATATCCATCGCTTTGATACCGAGACAGTGGCGCGTGGCACGGGTGAGGTATTAACCGTGCCCCATGCGCGGATTGATCTGCCCGATGGCAGCAGCATGAGTCCCGATTTAGGTTGGGCCTATAGTCCAGGCGAAGCCGCCTTTGGTACCGATGTTGCCGTCGCTAAAAAGCTTGGCAGCATTCAATCCCTCGATACCCGCGCCCAGTTTATTCAAGCCCTCAATAACAGCCCGCTGCGCCAAGCTCAGTTCGCCCAGTGGACGGATGAAGTACTCGCCACTCATCCAGGGCAAAAGCGGCGTCCTGGATTAGGCGTCCAGGCGTTAGGTTTTATGACGCCCTCGATCCAAGCTGCGGTAACAGCACGTTTAGGCGCAGAACCCACCGCATTGCTTGCCATTGGCGAGAAGCAGCTGGTGCACGCAGATAGCCCGCGTCATATCAAAGAGGGGGTGGCATTAACTCGGGATGAGTATCAGCAATTACCCTTGATGTTGGCACAACCTGAGGCCGTGTTATGGGATAGCAAGAATCAGAATTTGTTGTATGTCTATGCTACTGAGGATGATGGACGTAAGGTTAAAGTGATCATTAATAGCGCGTGGAAGATGAAGCGCCAGCAAGCAATGGATGCGGTGATCAACGTTTATAAGATCAATGCTGTGGACTTAAAGCACGGACAGTATGAACTGTTAGAGGGCAAGCTGGAGGGATAG
- a CDS encoding terminase large subunit domain-containing protein — translation MTIKKKVLAAATAVALAITPTANSFDPTYEASCLSRFDPKEVLLGYQKRWIADESPLKIGEKSRRTGLTWAEAADASLTAGAARGQGGTNHFYVGSNKEMAREFIDAAAMWAKVFDKAAGEIQEEMFVDDGQEGKEILTFAIYFSSGFKIQALSSNPSNLRGMQGNVTIDEAAFHERLAEVLKAALALTMWGAKVRLISTHNGIDNLFNELINDSRAGKKDYSIHRITLDDACAEGLYQRICQIRGIEWSQAAEDDWKAKLLKATATEEDALEEYFCVPKSGGGSYLSRALIESRMASVEHSGPVVRLEKKNDFGEWPEGLRTAEIADWCSSELLPILLTLDQSRPHVFGEDFARSGDLTVIDVGEIAQDLHIKTKLQVELKNIPFRQQEQILFYIVDRLPRLRGGAMDARGNGQALAEYARDRYGSEVIECVMLSESFYREQMPRFKSHFEDALLTIPRDDDTRTDLQALVINNRGTPCLGDVRTGKEKERHGDAAISLFLMVYATTLDGAPIEFTPIPKSDHRNPNAHASAHEDDDHQLQRGCW, via the coding sequence ATGACCATTAAGAAAAAGGTTTTAGCTGCCGCCACTGCGGTAGCGTTAGCTATAACACCAACGGCAAACAGTTTTGATCCCACGTATGAGGCTAGTTGCCTAAGTCGCTTTGATCCTAAAGAGGTGCTGCTCGGTTATCAAAAGCGCTGGATTGCCGATGAGTCACCCTTAAAAATTGGTGAAAAGTCACGTCGCACCGGCTTAACGTGGGCAGAAGCCGCCGACGCTTCACTGACTGCAGGGGCCGCCCGTGGCCAAGGCGGTACCAACCATTTTTACGTGGGCAGTAACAAAGAGATGGCCCGCGAGTTTATTGATGCTGCGGCCATGTGGGCGAAGGTATTTGATAAAGCAGCGGGCGAAATCCAAGAGGAAATGTTTGTCGATGATGGTCAAGAAGGTAAAGAGATCCTGACCTTCGCCATTTACTTTTCTTCTGGCTTTAAAATCCAGGCGCTATCTTCCAATCCCTCAAACCTGCGGGGTATGCAGGGTAACGTCACCATAGACGAGGCCGCATTCCACGAACGCTTAGCCGAAGTACTTAAGGCCGCTCTGGCGCTAACAATGTGGGGCGCAAAAGTGCGCCTTATCTCTACCCATAACGGTATCGATAACCTGTTTAACGAGCTAATTAACGATTCCCGCGCAGGCAAAAAAGACTACAGCATTCACCGAATCACCTTGGACGATGCCTGTGCCGAGGGGCTTTACCAGCGCATCTGCCAAATCCGCGGTATTGAGTGGAGCCAAGCGGCCGAAGATGACTGGAAAGCCAAGCTACTTAAGGCCACCGCTACCGAAGAGGACGCGCTGGAGGAATACTTCTGCGTGCCTAAGTCGGGTGGAGGTTCGTACCTTAGCCGTGCTTTGATTGAATCGCGCATGGCAAGTGTTGAACACAGTGGCCCTGTGGTTCGGCTTGAGAAAAAGAACGACTTTGGTGAATGGCCTGAGGGGTTACGAACTGCCGAGATCGCTGACTGGTGCAGTAGTGAGCTACTGCCCATACTGCTTACTCTCGACCAGTCACGCCCCCATGTCTTTGGAGAGGACTTTGCCCGCAGTGGCGACTTAACCGTGATCGATGTGGGTGAAATCGCCCAAGATTTGCACATTAAAACCAAGCTACAGGTCGAGCTTAAAAATATTCCCTTTCGCCAACAAGAGCAGATCCTGTTCTACATTGTTGACCGTCTGCCTCGATTGCGCGGTGGTGCAATGGATGCGCGTGGTAATGGCCAAGCATTGGCTGAATACGCCAGAGACCGTTATGGCTCAGAGGTGATCGAGTGCGTGATGCTGAGTGAGAGCTTTTACCGCGAACAGATGCCGCGCTTTAAGTCCCACTTTGAAGATGCACTGCTCACCATCCCCCGTGATGACGACACCCGCACCGACTTACAAGCCTTGGTGATAAATAACCGTGGTACTCCATGCCTAGGTGATGTGCGTACAGGCAAAGAAAAAGAACGTCACGGCGATGCTGCGATTAGTTTATTCCTGATGGTCTATGCCACCACGCTCGATGGTGCGCCCATCGAATTTACCCCTATCCCTAAGAGTGATCACCGCAATCCAAATGCCCATGCAAGTGCCCATGAGGATGATGATCATCAACTGCAGCGAGGTTGCTGGTAA